A window of Cheilinus undulatus linkage group 1, ASM1832078v1, whole genome shotgun sequence contains these coding sequences:
- the irf1a gene encoding interferon regulatory factor 1a has product MQQQQQGRQRLRPWLEEQIQSGKYPGVSWLDQSARIFQIPWKHAARHGWSIDRDATLFRSWAMHTGRYRPGKDKPDPKTWKANFRCALNSLPDICELQEHSRKRGSNAYRVYRMLPSTHTHRRRRGLHLFSRPRGRQTSSGDDNMHITQTWQPTTARPVSDIAQQVEPTAEDAFASSQTHGMWETKAEDQEQNEAVFKLMDHLSNNEHWNQSVEQKGWRTHALWDHWHGAGDEYLYSLHTDSYNDLFGPNYIKELSDWSTHQQTLML; this is encoded by the exons atgcagcagcagcagcagggtcGACAGAGGCTGAGGCCATGGCTGGAGGAACAGATTCAGTCTGGGAAGTACCCAGGAGTCAGCTGGCTGGACCAG TCGGCACGCATCTTCCAGATCCCGTGGAAACATGCAGCTCGTCATGGCTGGAGTATCGACCGAGATGCTACactcttcaggagctgggccaTGCACACTG GACGGTATCGGCCGGGCAAAGACAAACCGGATCCAAAAACCTGGAAGGCCAATTTCCGCTGTGCTCTGAATTCTCTGCCTGACATCTGTGAGCTGCAGGAGCACAGCAGGAAGAGAGGCAGCAACGCCTACAGGGTGTACAGGATGCTGCCCAGCACGCACACCCACAGACGCAGGAGAG ggcTGCATTTGTTCAGCAGACCCAGAGGAAGACAGACCAGTTCAGGTGATGATAATATGCACATCACACAAACCTGGCAACCCACAACAGCGAGACCTGTTTCTGACATAGCACAGCAGGTGGAGCCCACAGCTGAAGATGCATTCGCCAGCAGTCAAACACATG gAATGTGGGAGACCAAAGCAGAGGACCAGGAGCAAAATGAGGCTGTATTCAAG TTGATGGACCACTTAAGCAACAATGAGCACTGGAACCAGAGTGTGGAGCAGAAAGGATGGAGAACACACGCACTTTGGGACCACTGGCATG GTGCTGGGGATGAATACCTGTATTCTCTACACACAGACAGCTACAATGATCTGTTTGGTCCAAACTACATCAAGGaactctctgattggtccacacATCAGCAAACACTAATGCTTTAG